From one Dyella sp. 2HG41-7 genomic stretch:
- a CDS encoding zinc-dependent alcohol dehydrogenase family protein → MLATMMYGAGDVRAEDRPEPTILKPTDAIIRLSASCICGSDLWPYRGSNPINEPLAMGHEYCGVVVEVGSEVRSVKPGQFVVGSFCISDNTCPHCQFGFQSSCEQREFMTGAQAPLARVPLADGTLVATDDMPADNLIPSLLAVSDVLGTGWYAADAARVQSGSTVVVVGDGAVGLMGVLAAKQMGAAKIVAMSRHKSRQELALEFGATDIIAERGDAGVAQLKKMTRNVGADAVLECVGTKESMRQALDCARPGSMIGYVGVPHGVEFDGQQLFFAQKGMLGGPAPVRRFLPHLMDLVLSNKINPGKVFDLELPLADVAHGYRAMDQREAIKVLLRV, encoded by the coding sequence ATGCTAGCGACCATGATGTACGGGGCAGGGGACGTTCGCGCCGAAGACCGCCCTGAACCGACCATTCTCAAACCCACCGACGCGATTATCCGGCTGTCCGCAAGTTGCATCTGCGGTTCCGATCTGTGGCCGTATCGCGGTTCCAATCCGATTAACGAACCGCTCGCGATGGGACACGAATACTGCGGTGTCGTGGTGGAAGTCGGCAGTGAAGTGAGGTCCGTCAAGCCCGGCCAGTTTGTCGTGGGGTCGTTCTGTATTTCGGACAACACGTGTCCGCATTGTCAGTTTGGTTTTCAGTCCTCGTGCGAGCAGCGCGAATTTATGACCGGCGCGCAGGCGCCGCTGGCGCGCGTCCCGCTTGCTGACGGCACCTTGGTCGCCACCGACGACATGCCGGCGGACAACTTGATCCCCAGCTTATTGGCCGTATCTGACGTGCTCGGCACAGGTTGGTATGCCGCGGATGCCGCTCGCGTGCAGTCCGGCTCTACGGTCGTCGTGGTTGGCGACGGTGCAGTCGGCCTGATGGGCGTGCTTGCGGCCAAACAGATGGGCGCCGCCAAAATCGTCGCTATGAGTCGTCATAAATCGCGACAGGAACTGGCGCTCGAATTTGGTGCGACGGACATCATTGCCGAGCGCGGCGACGCCGGCGTTGCTCAGCTCAAGAAGATGACGCGCAACGTAGGCGCCGATGCGGTGCTCGAATGCGTCGGAACGAAAGAGTCCATGCGGCAAGCGTTGGATTGCGCGCGTCCCGGCTCGATGATCGGTTACGTAGGCGTGCCGCATGGCGTGGAATTCGACGGTCAGCAACTGTTCTTCGCTCAGAAAGGCATGCTGGGCGGTCCCGCTCCGGTGCGCCGTTTCCTGCCGCATCTGATGGACCTGGTGCTTTCGAACAAGATCAATCCTGGCAAAGTCTTCGATCTTGAACTTCCTTTGGCCGATGTCGCACACGGATATCGTGCGATGGATCAACGCGAGGCGATCAAGGTGTTGCTGCGCGTGTAA
- a CDS encoding aldo/keto reductase gives MKKRLLGKSGLEVSALGFGCMGLNFSYSHALSDDESIRLIREAFDRGVTFFDTAEVYGPFTNEVLVGKALAPVRDQVVIATKFGFDIDAATGQNKGLNSRPENIRAVTDASLKRLGIGTIDLLYQHRVDPNVPIEDVAGAVKDLIAEGKVRHFGLSEPGAQTVRRAHAVQPVATLQNEYSLWTRGPETNGILEACKELGIGLVAYSPLGKGFLTGAMSKDTQIGDDDFRKKIPRFAPEAMAANQAMVDLLKEIAAAKHATPAQIALAWLLAREPWIVPIPGTTKLHRLEENLGAVGVELTAADLATIEKAAAVIRIEGERYPPHLMATTGR, from the coding sequence ATGAAAAAGCGCTTGCTTGGAAAAAGTGGCCTGGAGGTCTCCGCCCTAGGCTTTGGTTGCATGGGGCTGAATTTCAGCTACAGCCATGCGCTGTCGGACGACGAGTCCATTCGCCTGATTCGCGAGGCGTTCGATCGGGGCGTGACGTTCTTCGATACCGCGGAAGTCTACGGTCCCTTTACGAACGAAGTATTGGTCGGCAAGGCCTTGGCGCCCGTTCGCGATCAGGTCGTGATCGCTACTAAATTCGGCTTCGATATCGATGCCGCGACCGGACAGAACAAAGGACTCAACAGTCGTCCGGAAAACATTCGCGCTGTGACCGATGCGTCGCTCAAGCGTCTTGGCATCGGCACGATCGATCTGCTTTATCAGCATCGCGTCGATCCGAATGTGCCCATCGAGGACGTCGCTGGCGCAGTTAAAGATTTAATTGCGGAAGGCAAGGTTCGTCATTTCGGCCTATCGGAGCCGGGCGCGCAGACCGTGCGTCGCGCTCACGCGGTACAACCGGTCGCGACGCTGCAGAACGAGTACTCGCTGTGGACACGCGGACCTGAAACCAACGGCATCCTGGAAGCGTGCAAGGAACTGGGTATCGGTCTCGTCGCATACAGTCCGCTCGGGAAAGGTTTCCTTACCGGCGCGATGAGCAAAGACACGCAGATTGGCGATGACGACTTCCGCAAAAAAATCCCGCGTTTCGCGCCCGAAGCGATGGCCGCGAACCAGGCGATGGTCGACTTGCTGAAAGAGATCGCGGCCGCCAAGCACGCGACGCCTGCGCAAATCGCGTTGGCATGGCTACTCGCTCGCGAGCCTTGGATCGTCCCCATTCCCGGCACGACCAAACTGCATCGCCTGGAGGAGAACCTGGGTGCGGTCGGCGTCGAATTGACTGCGGCCGACCTCGCCACTATCGAGAAGGCCGCTGCGGTGATTCGCATCGAAGGCGAGCGCTATCCGCCGCATCTTATGGCGACTACGGGTCGTTGA
- a CDS encoding carboxymuconolactone decarboxylase family protein — protein MADIAPKTQGPFADVAPALDQLTQQVLFGEVWERHELSKRDRSLITVATLIAQYRINELPFHLKFALQNGVTRDELVEVITHLAFYAGWPTASSAVGIARKVFAENS, from the coding sequence ATGGCCGACATCGCCCCGAAAACGCAGGGACCTTTTGCCGACGTCGCGCCCGCGCTCGATCAGCTTACGCAGCAGGTGTTGTTCGGTGAAGTCTGGGAGCGACACGAACTCTCCAAGCGGGACCGCAGCCTGATCACCGTCGCCACGTTGATCGCGCAATACCGCATCAACGAGCTTCCGTTTCATCTGAAGTTCGCGCTGCAGAACGGCGTTACGCGCGACGAACTGGTCGAAGTCATTACGCATCTTGCCTTTTATGCCGGCTGGCCGACGGCGAGTTCGGCCGTGGGCATAGCGCGCAAGGTGTTCGCCGAAAACTCGTGA
- a CDS encoding response regulator, with the protein MTSTDEHSPSIRVLVVDDEALARRNLTLLLRNDPDIASVTECGSGQEAIEEIRRSRPDLVFLDVQMPECDGFDVLELLGADMPETVVFVTAYDTYALRAFEAGALDYLLKPFDDARFSRTLARAKEKLARYAPTQHRSISKIAVKSRNQTLFLNVSDIDWIEAASYYACIHIGEATHILRRTLQELEQDLDSRSFARIHRSIIVNLDRVRGLELQDSGEYEVVLNSSTRLRLSRRYRKCIQERLAELASGR; encoded by the coding sequence ATGACATCGACTGACGAGCATTCCCCGTCGATTCGCGTTCTGGTCGTCGACGACGAAGCGTTGGCGCGGCGGAACTTGACGTTGTTGTTGCGCAATGATCCCGACATCGCATCGGTGACCGAATGCGGGTCGGGACAAGAAGCAATCGAAGAGATCAGGCGGTCACGGCCCGATCTCGTATTCCTCGATGTGCAAATGCCCGAATGCGATGGGTTCGACGTGCTTGAGCTCCTCGGCGCCGACATGCCCGAGACGGTGGTCTTCGTAACCGCCTACGACACGTATGCGCTGCGTGCCTTCGAAGCGGGCGCGCTCGACTACCTCTTAAAGCCTTTCGATGATGCGCGCTTCAGTCGTACACTTGCTCGCGCTAAGGAAAAGCTTGCGCGGTATGCGCCGACACAACACCGTTCGATCAGCAAAATCGCGGTCAAAAGTCGAAACCAGACTCTGTTCCTCAACGTGTCGGACATCGATTGGATCGAAGCGGCAAGCTACTACGCATGCATCCATATCGGCGAGGCCACGCACATACTTCGCCGGACGCTGCAGGAACTCGAGCAGGATTTGGATTCGCGATCGTTCGCACGTATTCATCGTTCGATCATCGTCAATCTCGATCGGGTTCGTGGACTGGAGTTGCAAGACAGTGGCGAGTACGAAGTCGTGTTGAATTCCTCCACACGACTTCGATTGAGCCGCCGTTATCGCAAGTGCATCCAGGAACGCCTTGCGGAGTTAGCAAGCGGTCGCTGA
- a CDS encoding lipocalin-like domain-containing protein, whose product MKNVISTVVAMCLLMGASGVYAQDGGMTSMMHKDHTSDNAMAGGMMNKESAGDHAMVPKALIGAWMLVRCDNVYPDGHRVELYGPNPVGMWLIDADGDYMMQIVRAKRMPFAMNDKSKGTADEYRAASMDSNAHYGHISGDASMIHTQISHASFPNWDGKMGNSGYTINGDELTYRVEKPSSGAAEGAHGEVVWRRVHS is encoded by the coding sequence ATGAAAAACGTAATTTCCACCGTGGTTGCGATGTGTCTGCTTATGGGCGCGAGTGGCGTCTATGCGCAAGACGGCGGCATGACTAGCATGATGCACAAAGACCACACCAGCGATAACGCCATGGCTGGCGGCATGATGAATAAAGAAAGCGCCGGCGATCACGCCATGGTGCCGAAGGCATTGATTGGCGCCTGGATGCTGGTTCGTTGCGATAATGTTTACCCCGATGGTCACCGTGTCGAGTTATACGGCCCCAACCCGGTTGGCATGTGGCTGATCGATGCCGACGGCGATTACATGATGCAGATCGTGCGGGCAAAGCGCATGCCGTTCGCCATGAACGACAAGTCCAAGGGAACGGCAGACGAATACCGTGCTGCGTCTATGGATAGTAACGCCCACTACGGTCATATCAGTGGAGACGCCAGCATGATACATACGCAGATCTCGCACGCGTCGTTCCCGAACTGGGATGGCAAGATGGGCAATTCGGGTTACACCATCAACGGCGATGAATTGACGTATCGTGTAGAAAAACCGTCGAGCGGTGCAGCCGAAGGCGCGCATGGCGAGGTCGTATGGCGACGCGTTCACTCTTGA
- a CDS encoding histidine kinase — MTNARPHTHSTRWTWIAAIWCAGALFDASQTIFLMHAIGAGKSWALPFAIAFVSWLPWALLTPFIVELSRRRPIVRGAISKAAAAHLAAFAVVSTVASAWSAMLRVVFNPWRHNPPPVFSNTWFTSITDQILTFAIAYALIATITYVVDSRQNIERQRAETARLNEELSQAQLAALRGQMEPHFMFNTLNSIVGLVRDQRNDAAVGMIVGLSEFMRRASEDSHRAQVTLSEEVEYLQRYIDIQKVRFGNRLRVSMDIPKELGDAQVPNLLLQPLVENAIKHGVSKRVAGGEIRVAGARHDDTLRLTVYNDGPWGQEDQEATSAGVGLDNLRTRLQILHGDRSELLLRPLDVGGVEVVVTLPFVEA; from the coding sequence ATGACCAACGCTCGCCCGCACACGCATTCCACCCGCTGGACTTGGATCGCAGCCATTTGGTGTGCGGGCGCGTTGTTCGATGCGAGCCAGACGATTTTCCTGATGCATGCGATCGGCGCGGGAAAATCGTGGGCATTGCCATTCGCTATTGCTTTCGTGTCCTGGCTCCCTTGGGCGTTGCTGACGCCGTTTATCGTTGAACTCTCGCGAAGACGGCCGATCGTTCGTGGCGCGATTTCGAAAGCGGCGGCCGCACATCTGGCGGCATTTGCCGTTGTCAGCACGGTGGCTAGTGCGTGGTCGGCCATGCTTCGAGTGGTTTTCAACCCGTGGCGCCACAATCCACCGCCGGTCTTTTCAAATACGTGGTTCACATCGATCACCGACCAGATTCTAACGTTCGCGATCGCTTACGCGCTGATCGCAACCATCACGTATGTCGTGGACTCGCGCCAGAACATCGAGCGGCAGAGGGCCGAGACGGCACGGCTCAACGAGGAGCTGTCGCAGGCGCAACTCGCTGCGCTACGCGGTCAGATGGAGCCGCATTTCATGTTCAACACGCTCAATTCGATCGTGGGTCTCGTGCGCGACCAACGCAACGACGCGGCGGTTGGAATGATCGTGGGCTTGAGCGAGTTTATGCGCCGCGCGTCGGAAGACTCCCATCGCGCGCAAGTGACGCTAAGCGAAGAAGTGGAGTATCTGCAGCGCTATATCGACATTCAGAAGGTGCGTTTCGGAAACCGTCTTCGTGTGAGCATGGATATCCCCAAGGAACTGGGGGATGCGCAAGTCCCGAATCTCTTGCTGCAGCCATTGGTGGAAAACGCGATCAAACATGGCGTTTCCAAGCGTGTCGCCGGCGGAGAAATTCGCGTCGCGGGCGCGCGTCACGACGACACGCTTCGTCTGACGGTCTACAACGACGGTCCATGGGGCCAAGAGGACCAGGAGGCGACATCCGCTGGCGTCGGCCTCGACAATCTGCGCACCCGGTTGCAGATCCTGCACGGCGACCGATCCGAGTTATTGTTGAGACCTCTCGACGTCGGCGGCGTAGAAGTCGTCGTGACGCTGCCGTTCGTGGAGGCGTGA